In one Gracilinanus agilis isolate LMUSP501 chromosome 6, AgileGrace, whole genome shotgun sequence genomic region, the following are encoded:
- the MADD gene encoding MAP kinase-activating death domain protein isoform X20, whose translation MVQKKKICPRLLDYLVIIGARQPSSDSVAQTPELLRRYPLEDYPEFPLPPDVVFFCQPEGCLSVRQRRMSLRDDTSFVFTLTDKDTGVTRYGICVNFYRSFQKRMPKEKADGGSGHRAKEAVKTAPGPEEASTEKAESSSSLQPPSADSTPDGNQSPRGKRRAKGGSRSRNSTLTSLCVLSHYPFFTTFRECLYTLKRLVDCCSERLLGKKLSIPRGVQRDTMWRIFTGSLLVEEKSSALLHDLREIEAWIYRLLRSPVPISGQKRVDIEVLPQELQPALTFALPDPSRFSLVDFPLHLPLELLGVDACLQVLSCILLEHKVVLQSRDYNALSMSVMAFVAMIYPLEYMFPVIPLLPTCMASAEQLLLAPTPYIIGVPASFFLYKLDFKMPDDVWLVDLDSNRVIAPTNAEVLPILPEPESLELKKHLKQALASMSLNTQPILNLEKFHEGQEIPLLLGRPSSDLQSTPSTEFNPLIYGNDVDSVDVATRVAMVRFFNSPNVLQGFQMHTRTLRLFPRPVVAFQAGSFLASRPRQTPFAEKLSRTQAVEYFGEWILNPTNYAFQRIHNNMFDPASIGDKPKWYAHQLQPIYYRVYDSNSQLAEALSVPPEHDSDSDPTDDSGSDSVDYDDSSSSYSSLGDFVSEMMKCDINGDTPNVDPLTHAALGDASEVAFDELQGSQGDLDEPGPDSENSQDNPQPRSSSSTTASSSPSTIIHGANPESADSTEMDDKTATGFSNPLRALPPNFGKLSLDKREAEIGEGWASKLLRPNSLKLASDSDAESDSRASSPNSTISNNSSEGFGGIMSFASSLYRNHSTSFSLSSLALPTKGARDKATPFPSLKVFGLNTLMEIVTEAGPGSGEGGRRALVDQKSSVIKHSPTVKRESPSPQGRASNSSENQQFLKEVVHSVLDGQGVGWLSVKKVRRLLESEQLRGFVLSKLNRLAPPEDGAPPDTIPDVEISRKVYKGMLDLLKCMVLSLEQSYANAGLGGMASTFGLLEIAQTHYYSKEPDKRKRSPTDSVSTPVGKDPGLTGRGDPKAMAQLRVPQLGPRAPSATGRGPKELDTRSLKEENFVASIGPEGIKPVFDLGETDEKKSQISADSGVSLMSGSQRSDLESTSIGPAVMIRSTSQDSEVSNSSGETLGADSDLSSNAGDGPGGEGSAHLAGLRGTVSDSEIETNSASGAIFGKAHSLKPGTKEKVVGSPVRPFEDVSQRVYLYEGLLGRDKGSMWDQLEDAAMETFSMSKERSTLWDQMQFWEDAFLDAVMLEREGMGMDQGPQEMIDRYLSLGEHDRKRLEDDEDRLLATLLNNLISYMLLMKVNKNDIRKKVRRLMGKSHIGLVYSQQINEVLDQLASLNGRDLALQPSGSRHIKKQTFVVHAGTDTSGDIFFMEVCDDCVVLRSSIGTVSERWWYEKLINMTYCPKTKVLCLWRRNGPETQLNKFYTKKCRELYYCVKDSMERAAARQHSAKPGPELGGEFPVQDMRTGEGGLLQVTLEGINLKFMHSQERKVFIELNHIKKCNTVRGVFVLEEFVPETKEVVSHKYKTPMAHEICYSVLCLFSYVAAARSKEAESRSKPPRPVSS comes from the exons GCAACCAAGCAGTGACAGTGTGGCCCAGACTCCCGAGTTGCTCCGGCGCTACCCCTTGGAGGATTATCCCGAATTCCCCCTCCCTCCAGATGTGGTGTTCTTCTGCCAACCCGAGGGATGTCTGAGTGTGCGGCAGAGACGCATGAGCTTGCGAGATGATACCTCCTTCGTGTTCACCCTCACTGACAAGGACACTGGGGTGACCCGCTATGGCATCTGTGTCAACTTCTACCGCTCCTTCCAGAAGCGGATGCCCAAGGAAAAGGCCGACGGTGGCTCGGGGCACCGTGCAAAGGAAGCTGTCAAGACCGCTCCTGGCCCAGAGGAGGCGAGCACAGAGAAGGCAGAGAGCAGCTCTTCCTTGCAGCCCCCCAGTGCTGATTCGACCCCTGATGGGAACCAGTCTCCCCGAGGCAAGCGCCGAGCTAAGGGGGGGAGCCGCTCTCGCAACAGCACCCTGACATCCCTGTGTGTGCTCAGCCACTACCCTTTCTTCACCACCTTCCGGGAGTGTCTGTACACCCTCAAGCGTCTGGTGGATTGCTGCAGCGAGCGGCTCCTTGGCAAGAAACTGTCCATCCCCCGAGGGGTGCAGAG GGACACCATGTGGCGCATTTTCACTGGTTCACTCCTGGTAGAAGAGAAGTCCAGTGCCCTTCTGCATGACCTTCGGGAGATTGAAGCCTGGATCTATAGGTTGTTGCGTTCTCCAGTGCCCATATCTGGCCAGAAGCGGGTGGATATTGAGGTTCTACCGCAAGAGCTTCAGCCTGCACTGACCTTTGCTCTCCCTGACCCATCTCGATTCTCTCTGGTAGACTTCCCATTGCATCTGCCCTTGGAACTTCTGGGCGTAGATGCCTGTCTGCAGGTGTTGTCTTGCATCTTGCTGGAGCACAAG GTGGTGCTCCAGTCCCGAGACTACAACGCACTCTCCATGTCAGTGATGGCCTTCGTGGCAATGATCTACCCCCTGGAGTACATGTTTCCTGTTATCCCATTGCTGCCTACTTGTATGGCATCTGCAGAGCAG CTGCTCTTGGCCCCTACCCCTTACATCATTGGGGTCCCTGCCAGCTTCTTCCTTTATAAACTGGACTTCAAGATGCCAGATGATGTTTGGCTGGTGGATTTGGACAGCAATAGG GTGATTGCACCAACCAATGCAGAAGTGTTGCCCATCCTGCCAGAACCCGAATCTTTAGAACTGAAAAAGCATTTGAAGCAG GCACTGGCCAGCATGAGTCTGAACACCCAGCCGATCCTCAACCTGGAGAAGTTCCATGAGGGCCAGGAGATCCCCCTGCTCTTGGGAAGGCCATCCAGCGATTTGCAGTCCACCCCTTCCACTGAGTTCAATCCCCTCATCTACGGCAATGATGTGGATTCAGTGGACGTGGCGACCAG GGTGGCCATGGTGAGATTCTTCAACTCCCCCAATGTGCTTCAGGGATTCCAGATGCACACTCGCACTCTCCGGCTCTTCCCCCGACCTGTGGTGGCCTTCCAAGCTGGTTCTTTTCTAGCCTCACGTCCCCGACAGACCCCCTTTGCAGAGAAATTGTCCAGGACCCAGGCTGTGGAGTACTTTGGCGAATGGATCCTCAACCCCACCAACTATGCTTTCCAGCGAATCCACAACA ATATGTTTGATCCAGCCTCAATTGGTGATAAGCCAAAGTGGTATGCCCACCAGCTGCAGCCCATCTATTACCGCGTCTATGACAGCAACTCCCAGCTGGCCGAGGCACTGAGTGTGCCACCCGAGCATGACTCTGACTCTGACCCAACGGACGACAG TGGCAGTGACAGTGTGGATTATGATGACTCGAGCTCCTCCTATTCATCCCTTGGGGACTTTGTTAGTGAAATGATGAAATGTGATATCAATGGTGATACACCCA ATGTGGATCCGCTAACACATGCGGCACTGGGTGATGCCAGTGAGGTGGCATTTGATGAGCTGCAAGGAAGCCAGGGTGATCTGGATGAGCCTGGTCCAGATAGTGAGAATTCCCAGGACAACCCCCAGCCTCGCTCCAGCTCCAGCACCACGGCCAGCAGCAGCCCCAGTACCATCATTCATGGAGCCAATCCT GAGTCTGCTGATTCTACAGAGATGGATGACAAGACAGCGACAGGATTCTCCAACCCACTTCGTGCTTTGCCCCCAAATTTTGGCAAATTAAGCTTGGATAAGCGTGAGGCAGAGA TAGGAGAGGGCTG GGCTTCAAAACTGCTGCGGCCTAATAGCCTGAAGCTGGCGAGCGATTCGGATGCAGAGTCAGACTCTCGGGCAAGTTCTCCCAACTCCACCATCTCCAACAACAGCAGCGAGGGCTTTGGGGGCATCATGTCTTTTGCAA GTAGCCTGTACCGGAACCATAGCACCAGCTTCAGCCTCTCCAGCCTGGCACTGCCCACCAAAGGGGCCCGAGATAAGGCCACACCCTTCCCTAGTCTCAAAG TATTTGGGCTAAATACTCTAATGGAGATTGTTACTGAAGCCGGCCCCGGGAGCGGTGAAG GGGGCCGGCGAGCCCTGGTCGATCAGAAGTCATCGGTCATCAAGCATAGCCCCACGGTAAAAAGAGAGTCTCCATCGCCGCAGGGACGGGCCAGCAATTCCAG CGAGAACCAGCAGTTCCTGAAGGAGGTGGTTCACAGCGTGCTGGACGGCCAGGGCGTGGGCTGGCTCAGCGTGAAGAAGGTGAGGAGGCTGCTGGAGAGTGAGCAGCTCCGAGGCTTTGTCCTGAGCAAGCTGAACCGCCTGGCGCCTCCCGAGGACGGCGCCCCGCCGGACACTATCCCCGATGTG GAGATAAGCCGCAAAGTCTACAAGGGGATGCTGGACCTGCTCAAGTGCATGGTGCTGAGCCTGGAGCAGTCCTACGCCAACGCCGGCCTTGGCGGCATGGCCAGCACCTTTGGGCTCCTGGAGATCGCCCAGACCCACTACTACAGCAAAG AGCCAGATAAACGGAAGAGAAGTCCCACAGACAGTGTGAGCACGCCAGTTGGCAAGGATCCAGGCCTGACTGGGCGGGGAGACCCGAAAGCTATGGCCCAGCTGAGGGTTCCCCAGTTGGGGCCTCGGGCACCAAGTGCCACAGGAAGGGGCCCCAAGGAGCTGGACACCAGAAGCCTAAAGGAAGAGAACTTTGTGGCCTCTATTG GGCCTGAAGGAATTAAACCTGTCTTTGACCTGGGTGAGACAGATGAGAAAAAGTCACAGATCAGTGCAGACAGTGGTGTGAGCCTGATGTCTGGTTCTCAG AGAAGTGACCTGGAATCCACTAGTATAGGCCCAGCAGTTATGATCCGAAGCACAAGCCAGGATTCTGAA GTGAGTAACAGTTCTGGAGAGACACTGGGAGCGGACAGTGACCTGAGCAGCAATGCAGGTGATGGACCAGGTGGAGAGGGCAGTGCCCACTTGGCAGGACTTCGTGGCACTGTGTCTGACAGCGAAATTGAGACCAATTCTGCCTCAGGCGCCATCTTT GGCAAAGCCCACAGTCTGAAGCCGGGTACAAAGGAGAAAGTAGTGGGCAGCCCCGTTCGTCCTTTTGAAGACGTGAGCCAGCGTGTCTACCTCTATGAGGGTCTCCTAG GAAGGGACAAAGGATCCATGTGGGACCAGTTAGAGGATGCAGCTATGGAGACCTTCTCTATGA GTAAAGAACGTTCTACCCTGTGGGACCAGATGCAGTTCTGGGAAGATGCCTTCCTTGATGCTGTGATGTTGGAGAGAGAAGGGATGGGCATGGACCAGGGACCTCAGGAAATGATCGACAG GTACCTGTCCCTGGGAGAACATGACCGGAAGCGCCTGGAGGATGACGAAGATCGATTGCTGGCCACGCTTTTGAACAACCTCATCTCTTACATGCTTCTGATGAAG GTAAACAAGAATGACATTCGGAAGAAGGTGAGACGCCTGATGGGGAAGTCTCATATTGGGCTTGTGTACAGCCAGCAGATAAACGAAGTGTTAGACCAGTTGGCCAGCCTG AATGGACGGGACCTGGCTCTCCAGCCAAGTGGCAGCCGTCACATCAAGAAACAGACGTTCGTGGTGCACGCGGGGACGGACACCAGTGGGGATATCTTCTTCATGGAG GTGTGCGACGACTGCGTGGTCCTCCGCAGCAGCATCGGGACGGTGTCCGAGCGCTGGTGGTACGAGAAGCTCATCAACATGACCTACTGCCCCAAGACCAAGGTGCTGTGTCTGTGGAGACGCAACGGGCCCGAGACTCAGCTCAACAAGTTCTATACCAAGAAG TGTCGGGAGCTGTACTACTGTGTGAAGGACAGCATGGAGCGTGCCGCGGCTCGACAGCACAGCGCCAAGCCGG GTCCGGAGCTGGGCGGTGAGTTCCCAGTGCAGGACATGAGGACGGGCGAGGGTGGCTTGCTTCAGGTTACGCTGGAGGGGATCAACCTTAAGTTCATGCATAGCCAG GAGCGGAAG GTTTTCATAGAGCTGAATCACATTAAAAAGTGCAATACAGTTCGAGGCGTCTTTGTCCTGGAGGAATTTG TTCCTGAAACTAAAGAAGTGGTGAGCCACAAGTACAAGACGCCCATG GCCCATGAGATCTGCTACTCCGTGTTGTGTCTCTTCTCCTACGTGGCTGCCGCTCGCAGCAAGGAGGCCGAGAGCAGAAGCAAACCTCCCCGGCCGGTCTCGAGCTGA
- the MADD gene encoding MAP kinase-activating death domain protein isoform X33 — MVQKKKICPRLLDYLVIIGARQPSSDSVAQTPELLRRYPLEDYPEFPLPPDVVFFCQPEGCLSVRQRRMSLRDDTSFVFTLTDKDTGVTRYGICVNFYRSFQKRMPKEKADGGSGHRAKEAVKTAPGPEEASTEKAESSSSLQPPSADSTPDGNQSPRGKRRAKGGSRSRNSTLTSLCVLSHYPFFTTFRECLYTLKRLVDCCSERLLGKKLSIPRGVQRDTMWRIFTGSLLVEEKSSALLHDLREIEAWIYRLLRSPVPISGQKRVDIEVLPQELQPALTFALPDPSRFSLVDFPLHLPLELLGVDACLQVLSCILLEHKVVLQSRDYNALSMSVMAFVAMIYPLEYMFPVIPLLPTCMASAEQLLLAPTPYIIGVPASFFLYKLDFKMPDDVWLVDLDSNRVIAPTNAEVLPILPEPESLELKKHLKQALASMSLNTQPILNLEKFHEGQEIPLLLGRPSSDLQSTPSTEFNPLIYGNDVDSVDVATRVAMVRFFNSPNVLQGFQMHTRTLRLFPRPVVAFQAGSFLASRPRQTPFAEKLSRTQAVEYFGEWILNPTNYAFQRIHNNMFDPASIGDKPKWYAHQLQPIYYRVYDSNSQLAEALSVPPEHDSDSDPTDDSGSDSVDYDDSSSSYSSLGDFVSEMMKCDINGDTPNVDPLTHAALGDASEVAFDELQGSQGDLDEPGPDSENSQDNPQPRSSSSTTASSSPSTIIHGANPESADSTEMDDKTATGFSNPLRALPPNFGKLSLDKREAEIGEGWASKLLRPNSLKLASDSDAESDSRASSPNSTISNNSSEGFGGIMSFASSLYRNHSTSFSLSSLALPTKGARDKATPFPSLKVFGLNTLMEIVTEAGPGSGEGGRRALVDQKSSVIKHSPTVKRESPSPQGRASNSSENQQFLKEVVHSVLDGQGVGWLSVKKVRRLLESEQLRGFVLSKLNRLAPPEDGAPPDTIPDVEISRKVYKGMLDLLKCMVLSLEQSYANAGLGGMASTFGLLEIAQTHYYSKEPDKRKRSPTDSVSTPVGKDPGLTGRGDPKAMAQLRVPQLGPRAPSATGRGPKELDTRSLKEENFVASIGPEGIKPVFDLGETDEKKSQISADSGVSLMSGSQRSDLESTSIGPAVMIRSTSQDSEVSNSSGETLGADSDLSSNAGDGPGGEGSAHLAGLRGTVSDSEIETNSASGAIFGKAHSLKPGTKEKVVGSPVRPFEDVSQRVYLYEGLLGRDKGSMWDQLEDAAMETFSMSKERSTLWDQMQFWEDAFLDAVMLEREGMGMDQGPQEMIDRYLSLGEHDRKRLEDDEDRLLATLLNNLISYMLLMKVNKNDIRKKVRRLMGKSHIGLVYSQQINEVLDQLASLNGRDLALQPSGSRHIKKQTFVVHAGTDTSGDIFFMEVCDDCVVLRSSIGTVSERWWYEKLINMTYCPKTKVLCLWRRNGPETQLNKFYTKKCRELYYCVKDSMERAAARQHSAKPGPELGGEFPVQDMRTGEGGLLQVTLEGINLKFMHSQAHEICYSVLCLFSYVAAARSKEAESRSKPPRPVSS; from the exons GCAACCAAGCAGTGACAGTGTGGCCCAGACTCCCGAGTTGCTCCGGCGCTACCCCTTGGAGGATTATCCCGAATTCCCCCTCCCTCCAGATGTGGTGTTCTTCTGCCAACCCGAGGGATGTCTGAGTGTGCGGCAGAGACGCATGAGCTTGCGAGATGATACCTCCTTCGTGTTCACCCTCACTGACAAGGACACTGGGGTGACCCGCTATGGCATCTGTGTCAACTTCTACCGCTCCTTCCAGAAGCGGATGCCCAAGGAAAAGGCCGACGGTGGCTCGGGGCACCGTGCAAAGGAAGCTGTCAAGACCGCTCCTGGCCCAGAGGAGGCGAGCACAGAGAAGGCAGAGAGCAGCTCTTCCTTGCAGCCCCCCAGTGCTGATTCGACCCCTGATGGGAACCAGTCTCCCCGAGGCAAGCGCCGAGCTAAGGGGGGGAGCCGCTCTCGCAACAGCACCCTGACATCCCTGTGTGTGCTCAGCCACTACCCTTTCTTCACCACCTTCCGGGAGTGTCTGTACACCCTCAAGCGTCTGGTGGATTGCTGCAGCGAGCGGCTCCTTGGCAAGAAACTGTCCATCCCCCGAGGGGTGCAGAG GGACACCATGTGGCGCATTTTCACTGGTTCACTCCTGGTAGAAGAGAAGTCCAGTGCCCTTCTGCATGACCTTCGGGAGATTGAAGCCTGGATCTATAGGTTGTTGCGTTCTCCAGTGCCCATATCTGGCCAGAAGCGGGTGGATATTGAGGTTCTACCGCAAGAGCTTCAGCCTGCACTGACCTTTGCTCTCCCTGACCCATCTCGATTCTCTCTGGTAGACTTCCCATTGCATCTGCCCTTGGAACTTCTGGGCGTAGATGCCTGTCTGCAGGTGTTGTCTTGCATCTTGCTGGAGCACAAG GTGGTGCTCCAGTCCCGAGACTACAACGCACTCTCCATGTCAGTGATGGCCTTCGTGGCAATGATCTACCCCCTGGAGTACATGTTTCCTGTTATCCCATTGCTGCCTACTTGTATGGCATCTGCAGAGCAG CTGCTCTTGGCCCCTACCCCTTACATCATTGGGGTCCCTGCCAGCTTCTTCCTTTATAAACTGGACTTCAAGATGCCAGATGATGTTTGGCTGGTGGATTTGGACAGCAATAGG GTGATTGCACCAACCAATGCAGAAGTGTTGCCCATCCTGCCAGAACCCGAATCTTTAGAACTGAAAAAGCATTTGAAGCAG GCACTGGCCAGCATGAGTCTGAACACCCAGCCGATCCTCAACCTGGAGAAGTTCCATGAGGGCCAGGAGATCCCCCTGCTCTTGGGAAGGCCATCCAGCGATTTGCAGTCCACCCCTTCCACTGAGTTCAATCCCCTCATCTACGGCAATGATGTGGATTCAGTGGACGTGGCGACCAG GGTGGCCATGGTGAGATTCTTCAACTCCCCCAATGTGCTTCAGGGATTCCAGATGCACACTCGCACTCTCCGGCTCTTCCCCCGACCTGTGGTGGCCTTCCAAGCTGGTTCTTTTCTAGCCTCACGTCCCCGACAGACCCCCTTTGCAGAGAAATTGTCCAGGACCCAGGCTGTGGAGTACTTTGGCGAATGGATCCTCAACCCCACCAACTATGCTTTCCAGCGAATCCACAACA ATATGTTTGATCCAGCCTCAATTGGTGATAAGCCAAAGTGGTATGCCCACCAGCTGCAGCCCATCTATTACCGCGTCTATGACAGCAACTCCCAGCTGGCCGAGGCACTGAGTGTGCCACCCGAGCATGACTCTGACTCTGACCCAACGGACGACAG TGGCAGTGACAGTGTGGATTATGATGACTCGAGCTCCTCCTATTCATCCCTTGGGGACTTTGTTAGTGAAATGATGAAATGTGATATCAATGGTGATACACCCA ATGTGGATCCGCTAACACATGCGGCACTGGGTGATGCCAGTGAGGTGGCATTTGATGAGCTGCAAGGAAGCCAGGGTGATCTGGATGAGCCTGGTCCAGATAGTGAGAATTCCCAGGACAACCCCCAGCCTCGCTCCAGCTCCAGCACCACGGCCAGCAGCAGCCCCAGTACCATCATTCATGGAGCCAATCCT GAGTCTGCTGATTCTACAGAGATGGATGACAAGACAGCGACAGGATTCTCCAACCCACTTCGTGCTTTGCCCCCAAATTTTGGCAAATTAAGCTTGGATAAGCGTGAGGCAGAGA TAGGAGAGGGCTG GGCTTCAAAACTGCTGCGGCCTAATAGCCTGAAGCTGGCGAGCGATTCGGATGCAGAGTCAGACTCTCGGGCAAGTTCTCCCAACTCCACCATCTCCAACAACAGCAGCGAGGGCTTTGGGGGCATCATGTCTTTTGCAA GTAGCCTGTACCGGAACCATAGCACCAGCTTCAGCCTCTCCAGCCTGGCACTGCCCACCAAAGGGGCCCGAGATAAGGCCACACCCTTCCCTAGTCTCAAAG TATTTGGGCTAAATACTCTAATGGAGATTGTTACTGAAGCCGGCCCCGGGAGCGGTGAAG GGGGCCGGCGAGCCCTGGTCGATCAGAAGTCATCGGTCATCAAGCATAGCCCCACGGTAAAAAGAGAGTCTCCATCGCCGCAGGGACGGGCCAGCAATTCCAG CGAGAACCAGCAGTTCCTGAAGGAGGTGGTTCACAGCGTGCTGGACGGCCAGGGCGTGGGCTGGCTCAGCGTGAAGAAGGTGAGGAGGCTGCTGGAGAGTGAGCAGCTCCGAGGCTTTGTCCTGAGCAAGCTGAACCGCCTGGCGCCTCCCGAGGACGGCGCCCCGCCGGACACTATCCCCGATGTG GAGATAAGCCGCAAAGTCTACAAGGGGATGCTGGACCTGCTCAAGTGCATGGTGCTGAGCCTGGAGCAGTCCTACGCCAACGCCGGCCTTGGCGGCATGGCCAGCACCTTTGGGCTCCTGGAGATCGCCCAGACCCACTACTACAGCAAAG AGCCAGATAAACGGAAGAGAAGTCCCACAGACAGTGTGAGCACGCCAGTTGGCAAGGATCCAGGCCTGACTGGGCGGGGAGACCCGAAAGCTATGGCCCAGCTGAGGGTTCCCCAGTTGGGGCCTCGGGCACCAAGTGCCACAGGAAGGGGCCCCAAGGAGCTGGACACCAGAAGCCTAAAGGAAGAGAACTTTGTGGCCTCTATTG GGCCTGAAGGAATTAAACCTGTCTTTGACCTGGGTGAGACAGATGAGAAAAAGTCACAGATCAGTGCAGACAGTGGTGTGAGCCTGATGTCTGGTTCTCAG AGAAGTGACCTGGAATCCACTAGTATAGGCCCAGCAGTTATGATCCGAAGCACAAGCCAGGATTCTGAA GTGAGTAACAGTTCTGGAGAGACACTGGGAGCGGACAGTGACCTGAGCAGCAATGCAGGTGATGGACCAGGTGGAGAGGGCAGTGCCCACTTGGCAGGACTTCGTGGCACTGTGTCTGACAGCGAAATTGAGACCAATTCTGCCTCAGGCGCCATCTTT GGCAAAGCCCACAGTCTGAAGCCGGGTACAAAGGAGAAAGTAGTGGGCAGCCCCGTTCGTCCTTTTGAAGACGTGAGCCAGCGTGTCTACCTCTATGAGGGTCTCCTAG GAAGGGACAAAGGATCCATGTGGGACCAGTTAGAGGATGCAGCTATGGAGACCTTCTCTATGA GTAAAGAACGTTCTACCCTGTGGGACCAGATGCAGTTCTGGGAAGATGCCTTCCTTGATGCTGTGATGTTGGAGAGAGAAGGGATGGGCATGGACCAGGGACCTCAGGAAATGATCGACAG GTACCTGTCCCTGGGAGAACATGACCGGAAGCGCCTGGAGGATGACGAAGATCGATTGCTGGCCACGCTTTTGAACAACCTCATCTCTTACATGCTTCTGATGAAG GTAAACAAGAATGACATTCGGAAGAAGGTGAGACGCCTGATGGGGAAGTCTCATATTGGGCTTGTGTACAGCCAGCAGATAAACGAAGTGTTAGACCAGTTGGCCAGCCTG AATGGACGGGACCTGGCTCTCCAGCCAAGTGGCAGCCGTCACATCAAGAAACAGACGTTCGTGGTGCACGCGGGGACGGACACCAGTGGGGATATCTTCTTCATGGAG GTGTGCGACGACTGCGTGGTCCTCCGCAGCAGCATCGGGACGGTGTCCGAGCGCTGGTGGTACGAGAAGCTCATCAACATGACCTACTGCCCCAAGACCAAGGTGCTGTGTCTGTGGAGACGCAACGGGCCCGAGACTCAGCTCAACAAGTTCTATACCAAGAAG TGTCGGGAGCTGTACTACTGTGTGAAGGACAGCATGGAGCGTGCCGCGGCTCGACAGCACAGCGCCAAGCCGG GTCCGGAGCTGGGCGGTGAGTTCCCAGTGCAGGACATGAGGACGGGCGAGGGTGGCTTGCTTCAGGTTACGCTGGAGGGGATCAACCTTAAGTTCATGCATAGCCAG GCCCATGAGATCTGCTACTCCGTGTTGTGTCTCTTCTCCTACGTGGCTGCCGCTCGCAGCAAGGAGGCCGAGAGCAGAAGCAAACCTCCCCGGCCGGTCTCGAGCTGA